Proteins encoded in a region of the Suncus etruscus isolate mSunEtr1 chromosome 1, mSunEtr1.pri.cur, whole genome shotgun sequence genome:
- the TMEM215 gene encoding transmembrane protein 215, with amino-acid sequence MRPDDINPRTGLVVALVSVFLVFGFMFTVSGMKGETLGNIPLLAIGPAICLPGIAAIALARKTEGCTKWPENELLWVRKLPCFRKPKDKEVVELLRTPSDLESGKGSSNELAKKAGLKGKPPPQGQNEVPIASSITSPTPTPTEEGEYQSPVQSGHREETSRYLDGYCPSASSLAYSALDAKCSAWDRSECPEPEDSIFFVPQDSIIVCSYKQNSPYDRYCCYINQSQGRWDHETIV; translated from the coding sequence ATGCGGCCCGATGACATCAACCCGAGGACGGGGCTGGTGGTGGCCCTGGTCAGTGTCTTCCTGGTCTTTGGCTTCATGTTCACTGTCTCTGGGATGAAAGGGGAGACGCTGGGAAACATCCCCCTCCTAGCCATCGGGCCAGCCATCTGCCTACCCGGCATTGCAGCCATCGCACTGGCCAGGAAGACTGAGGGGTGCACCAAATGGCCAGAGAATGAGTTACTCTGGGTGCGCAAGTTGCCCTGTTTCCGGAAGCCTAAGGACAAGGAGGTAGTGGAGCTGCTGAGGACCCCTTCGGACCTAGAGTCAGGCAAGGGGAGCTCCAATGAGCTGGCTAAGAAGGCGGGCCTCAAGGGGAAGCCTCCCCCACAGGGGCAGAATGAGGTGCCCATAGCCAGTTCCATCACTTCCCCGACCCCTACCCCCACGGAGGAAGGAGAATACCAGAGCCCTGTCCAGAGTGGGCATCGGGAAGAGACTTCCAGATACTTGGATGGCTATTGTCCGTCGGCCAGTTCCCTTGCCTACAGTGCCTTGGATGCCAAGTGCTCTGCCTGGGACAGGTCCGAGTGCCCTGAGCCTGAGGACAGCATCTTCTTTGTGCCCCAGGACAGTATCATCGTTTGCTCCTACAAGCAGAACAGCCCCTATGACAGATACTGTTGTTACATCAATCAGAGCCAAGGCAGGTGGGACCATGAAACAATAGTCTAG